AATGAGTTTGGCGTGCGGCTCCGACAACGTCGAGTAGTACACAGCCTTGTGCTCGCGCGTCGCGCACGCGAACGAGAACTGTTGCGCAAGGATCGTCTTGCCGGTCCCGGGCGCACCAGCGATTACCACGAGCGCCCCAGGCGAGAACCCCCCTTCGAGGATCTCGTCCAACTCGACTATCCCGGTTGAGATGAGATTCATTCGACTCGCCCCTCAAGCAGATCCTGAATCAGCGCCAATAAATCCGCACTTCGGAACGGCTTCTTCAGAACCGCATCGGCGCCAACGCCGTTGATGGGGCTCGCGCTGATCAGCAAGATCGGAACCGCCGCCATCTGGGGATCAGAGCGGAGCCGTTCGATCAACTCCCGACCGTCCATCACCGGCATCATCAAGTCGGTCACCACCACCGACGGCTTCGCTTCGCGAACGCAGTCGAGCGCGACCAGTCCGTTGCGCGCCTCAACGACCGAGTGCCCGGCGCCCTGGAAGATCATGCGCAGCAGGAACCTGACGTCGGGTTCGTCGTCCACGACGAGGATCGATGTCGCTCCGTTCGTTTCCGTTGCCACCACCCTCAGCCGCGATTCGCCGGGATCCGATCCGCCCCGCGAAGAGAGGGAACCAATCGCACGCCACCCGATTTCCTCGGCTCGCATCGTAACCCCCGCTAACGAAACCCGAGCAGAACCACGGTCCTCCCGACCGGCCTCCAGCAGTGGCCTTATGCCTTACCTTCATAGAACCCTACGAAGGCAGATATTGGAATAGCCCGAACGCGCCTGTTTGCGGTCAGACTCCGCCCAGTTGGCCCCTTTGCGTTCTCGACACGGAGCCTGCGGAAATACGGCCCGACACGCGCCAGGAATCGGGACCGGCGCTCGCACGCACCGCCCCAAAAGACTGCCGCGCGCCCTCTACCCTGCCGGCCATCACCCAGGGGTTCCCCGAGGCGGCCCGGGCTTCGGCTGCGGCGTCTTCCTGCCACAGGCGCACGATCGCCAGGCGTGCGGCATGCTCTTCCTGCGGCGTCGGCCGCCCGGAGATCACCCGCACCTTCGGTGCTTCGCCCACACCCACTCCTACAGCGGAATGTTGCCGTGCTTGCGCGGCGGCAACGTCTCGCGCTTGGACAACAACATCTCCAGCGCGTCGATCAGGCGTGCACGCGTGTCGCGCGGATCGATGACGTCGTCGACATACCCTCGCTCGGATGCGACGTAGGGATTGACGAACTTCTCGACGTAGTCCGCGACCAGTTCCGCACGACGTTCCACTTTGTCTTCGGCGTTCTCGAGTTCCTTGCGGTGGATGATGTTGACGGCACCTTCCGGCCCCATGACCGCGAACTCGGCCGTCGGCCAGGCGAACACGACGTCGGCGCGGATCGACCGCGAGTTCATGACGACGTACGCACCACCGTAAGCCTTGCGCGTGACGACCGTGATCCTGGGGACGGTCGCTTCGCTGAAGGCGTAGAGGATCTTGGCCCCGTGGCGAATGATTCCGCCCCATTCCTGGTTCGTCCCCGGCAGGAAACCCGGAACATCTTCGAACACCACAAGCGGAATGTTGAACGCATCGCAGAAGCGAATGAACCGCGCGCCCTTATCGCTCCCGTTGATGTCGAGCACCCCGGCGAGCACCTTCGGCTGGTTGGCGACGATCCCGACCACCCGCCCGTTCAAGCGCGCGAGCCCTGTGACCATGTTCTGCGCATAGTGCTGAAGGACTTCAAGGAACTCACCGTCGTCCACGATCTCGCCGATGACCTCGACGACGTCGTACGGGCGGTTCGGTTCGTCGGGCAATAACTCGATGATCCGCTCCGACCTTCGATCGGCAGGATCCGCGGACGGGAAGAACGGGGCGTCCTGCATGTTGTTCGCGGGCAAGAAGGACACCAAGTAGCGCACCATCTGCAGGCAGTGCTTCTCGTCCTCAGCCACGAAGTGAGCGATGCCCGACTTGGTTGCGTGCGTCATCGCCCCGCCGAGTTCTTCGAGCGTCACGACTTCTCCGGTCACGGTCTTGATGACCTCCGGACCGGTGATCGCCATGTGCGATGTTCCCTTGACCATGAACACGAAGTCGGTGATCGCAGGCGAGTAGACGGCGCCGCCGGCACACGGACCCATGATCACGCTGATCTGAGGGATGACGCCCGACGCGCGCACATTACGGTCGAAGATGTAGCCGTACGCCGCGAGCGACACAACACCCTCTTGGATGCGCGCGCCACCCGAGTCGTTCAGGCCGATGATCGGCGCGCCCACCGACATCGCGAGGTCCATGACTTTGCAGATCTTCTCGCTCATGACCTCGCCGACCGACCCGCCGAAGACCGCGAAATCCTGGCTGAACACGAAGACCTTACGGTCATCGATCGTGCCCCACCCGGTCACGACGGCATCGCCTATGGGGCGATGACGCTCGCTGCCGAACCCGTGCGTGCGGTGGCGCGCGGACCAGTCGATCTCGCGGAAGGACCCGGGGTCCATCAACAAGTCGATACGCTCCCGGGCGGTCAGCTTGCCTCGCTCATGCTGGCGCTTTACCGCCTCGGCAGAAGCCGCGTGCAGCGCCGCCTCACGCTTACGGTGCAGTTCCTCGATGCGATCTTCGACCGTGTGCCGGCCCTTGGGCGGCGGTTCGGGCGCGTTATTCCTCTTCGTCGTCATCGGTGCGGGAGTGTACCCGAGGGGTACGCGTAAGGTCTCCTCCGGCGGCGTTGGCCGGCCTCCCCCGGCAAGGCGCGAACCCGGACGCACGCCCAACTGTACCGACTCGCCGAGCCAGCCTATGATCTGCGGTGCCGCAAGCAGCGGGGAGGCGGTGCGGAGCGCGTGGGACGACTGCACACGAAGTCTCAAGTGCCCCGCATGCCCTTTCTCAGGTTCATACGGCGAGCCCTACGAAGGCTCGTCGGAAACGGAGGTCGGCATGAGCGTCACTAAAGAAGGAAGCAAGGCGGGGGCCGACACGAGCCGGCCGGCCGAAGGCACTCTCTCCATCACGGACAATCGCAACGGAAAGAGCTACGAAGTCCCCATCCAAGATGGGACGATCCGCGCCACGGACCTGCGCAAGATCAAGGTGTCCGAGGACGACTTCGGGCTGATGACCTACGACCCGGGGTACATGAACACGGCGAGTTGCCGAAGTTCGATCACCTACATCGACGGAGACAAGGGGATCCTGCGCTACCGCGGATACCCGATCGATCAGTTGGCCGAGCACTGCGGGTTCCTGGAAGTCGCGTACCTCATCTTGAACGGCGAGTTGCCCACGCCGGTGCAGCTTGATGGGTGGCGCCACGAGGTTACGCACCACACATTCATCCACGAAAACATCAAGAAGTTCATCGACGGCTTTCACCACGACGCGCACCCGATGGGCATCCTCGTCGGAACCGTCGGGGCCTTGTCCACGTTCTACCCGGAGTCCAAGGACATCTTCAACGAGGAAGCCCGCCGCAAGCAGATCGTCCGGCTCATCGCGAAGATGCCCACGCTGGCTGCGTTCGCGCACCGCCACGCAAACGGCCTTCGGTACGCGTATCCGGACAACGATCTGTCGTACGCGGGCAACTTCTTGAACATGATGTGGAAAGCCACCGAGCTGAAGTACACGCCGAACCCGGTACTGGAGAAGGCACTGGACGTTCTGTTCATCCTTCACGCCGACCACGAGCAGAACTGCTCGACCACGGCGGTGCGCACGATCGGCAGCTCGCAGGCAGATCCATACTCCGCCACGGCCGGCGGCGTTGCTGCGCTGTACGGGCCACTGCACGGCGGCGCCAACGAGATGGTGCTGCGCATGCTCCGCGAAATCGGATCAGTGGACGCGATCCCCGCCTACATCAAGCGGGTCAAGGAAGGCGACATCCGCCTGATGGGCTTCGGCCACCGCGTCTACAAGAGCTACGACCCGCGCGCCAAGGTCATCAAGAAGCTGACCGACGAAGTGCTCGAGACGCTCGGACGCACACCGCTTCTGGACATCGCCATGGAACTGGAGCGAATCGCGCTGGAAGACGATTACTTCGTCTCCCACAAGCTCTACCCGAACGTGGACTTCTACTCGGGGATCATCTACTTGGCCATGGGCTTCCCGGTCGAGATGTTCCCGGTGCTGTTCGCGATCGGACGGACGCCGGGCTGGCTCGCGCAGTGGGAAGAGGGACTCCTCGACACCGAGCAGAAGATCATGCGTCCGCGCCAGATCTTCGCCGGCTACGAAGAGCGCACTGTTCCCGTTCGCAAGGGCTAAGCGAACACCGGGTCTTCGGGCCGGGGTGCTGGGTTCTGCCTGGTTCCCCGGCCCGAACCATATGCGCCGAGTCTAGTTCTGCGCGTCCGACCGTATTTCGCCACCGGCTACCACGTAGACCAACCCGCCGACGGCGCTCGCAAACACCAGAACCGCAAGAATGAGCACAGCGAAGGCGCGCGCCGGCGCCGCGACCACCCCGAACGTCCCCAGCGCCCACACATAGGACGCCTCACGGAACCCCAAACCGTTGACCGTTACCGGGATCATCGTGGCCATCGACGAGATCACGACGATTCCGGCCATCGCCCCTGCCGACACGCCCTTGAGCCCCAACGCGCGCGCCACAGCCAGGTGTGTTCCCAGCATCAGCGCTTGATATACGAGCCCGAGAAGGTACCCGCGCGCCGCAGCAGCGGGGTGCCGTCCCGCACCGTGGATCGCGCGCACCGCGCTTCGGATCTTCTCGCCCAAACCGTGGTGCTTCACCAACCAGCCACGCCCCAGCAAGCGCTCACCCGCAGTCAGCAATACCACAGCCGCCAGCAAGATCCCGCCGCTGAGAAGGATGGAAAGCGACGCCACTCGCAGGTCGGTGTCGCGCTGAAACAGCTCGGTGGCGGTTCCCATCAGACCGATCAGCGCTAACGCGACTACACCGGCAAACCGGTCAAGGAACACCGACGCGAACGCCTCCGGTCCCCGTCCGCGCGCCTTCGCGACGCGCACCGCCTTGTAGGCATCGCCGCCCACACCGGTCGGCAGAAACGCGTTGAAGAAGGTTCCAACGAAGCAAAGGCGCACGAGCGCTGCAACTGAGAGGCGCAACTCCAACACTTCGAGATACGACCGCCATCGCAATGCGCTCACCACGAGTCCGGCGAGGAAGGCAACCGACCCGAGCGCCACCCAGACCGGACGCGCATCAGCGACGGCATGGACGATCTCCCCCGGATTGCGCAACACGAGAAGCCCGAGCACTGCGGCACCAATGGCGAGCCGCAAGACCAGTTTCAACCCTCCGCCGCGAGGGGGCGCGGGCTCAAGGCCGTCCTCGGGAGAACTCACTCCTGGACCAGTTCGACCAGAACCCCGCCGACCGACTTCGGATGGATAAACGCGATGGTCGAGTCGCGCGACCCCGGACGCGGATGCTCGTCGATCAAGTGCAACCCGGCCTCTTTCAGATCGCCGAGTACGGCGTGAACGTCGGCGACCCCGTAAGCCACGTGGTGCACCCCTTCGCCGCGCGCCTCGATGAACTTGCCGACCGGAGTGTCGGAACCCAGTGGACACAACAACTGGATCCAGGACTCCCCGACCCGCCCCATGGCCTCCTCGACGCCCTGCGACTCCACGGTGTGCCGGTAGGTGAAAGCCACGCCGAAGGTCACCTGATAGAACGCGATCGCCGCGTCGAGGTCTCGGACTGCAATGCCGATGTGATCCACTCGCTGAAACATGCGGGCGATTCTACCCGCGGCCTGCTCGAACCGGGCGGTCTCGAACAGTCGGCCGCCGCCACGTAAGATCAAAGCCTCGCCCGTTAACCAGGGGGTTCCACATGACCGGTTCCGTAATCGTCTCCGGCGTCCGCACGCCGATCGGCAAGTTCCAGGGAGCGCTCGGCGGGTTCACCGCCACGCAGCTCGGCGGTATCGCCATCCGCGAGGCACTGGCGCGCGCCGGAGTGACCGGAGACCAGTTGGACTACGTCATCATGGGACACGTCCTGCAGGCCGGACAAGGACAGATCACCGCGCGGCAAGCCGCCGTCGCGGGAGACGTTCCGATGGAGGTTCCGGCGATCACGATCAACAAGGTTTGCCTGTCGGGCTTGAACGCAGTCCACCTCGCCGACGCGCTCATCCGCGCGGGGGAAATGGGCATTGCACTCGCCGGCGGAATGGAGTCCATGACCAACGCGCCGTACGCACTGCCCAAGGCCCGAGCAGGGTTCCGCATGGGTAACGGCTCGGTCGTCGACTTGATGATCCACGACGGCCTTTGGTGCGCCTTCGACAAGTGCCACATGGGCGAAAGCTCGGACCGGATGAACGCGACCTTGGGCATCGACCGCATCGCGCAAGACGAATGGGCGGCACGCTCGCATGAGCGCGCCGCCGAAGCCGCGAAAGCCGGACGGCTATCGGATGAGATCGTCGCAATCGAAGTTCCGCAGCGAAAGGGCGACCCGGCGCGCATAGAGGAAGACGAAGGCATTCGCCCCGGAGCGACCGCGGAATCACTCGGCAAACTCTCCCCGGCCTTCGCCAAGGACGGCACCATCACCGCCGGCAACGCCTCGCAGATATCCGACGGCGCGGCCGCGCTCGTGGTGACCTCGGCGCAGAAAGCCGCGGCGCTGGGCCTCGAGCCCCTGGCGCAAATCGTGGCGCACGGTCAGGTTTCCGGCCCCGATCCCAGCCTGCACCTGCAGCCGGCCAACGCGATCCGCATGGCAGCAGCAAAAGCCGGACTAGACCCTGCGTCACTAGATCTCTATGAGATCAACGAGGCGTTCGCATCGGTTGCGATCGCATCTGCGCGCGAACTTGGGATCTCCGAAGACAAGATCAACGTCAACGGCGGCGCCGTTGCCTTGGGACACCCCATCGGCATGAGTGGCGCGCGCCTGGTCCTGACCGCGATCCACGAACTGCGTCGTCGCGGTGGCGGCGTCGCGGTTGCGGCGCTCTGCGGTGGCGGCGGCCAGGGTGACGCGCTGATCGTCCGCGTGTAGAACCGGGCGTTTCTAGGCCTGCGGCGTCCCCATCGTGCCGTCGATCTTGCGCGTAAGGGTGTCCACCAGGCGCAGCAGTTCGACGGGTAGCGGAAAGATCAGCGTGGAGTTCCTTTCCGTAGCCACCTCAGCCATGGTGGACAACACCCGCAACTGCATCGCAGCGGGATGTTGGCCCAGCTCGGCAGCAGCTTCCGACAAAGCGCGAGCCGCTTCCTTTTCTCCCTGAGCGTGAATGACCTTCGCCCGCCGCTCTCGCTCTGCCTCGGCCTGCCGGGCCATCGCACGACGCATCTGCTCGGGAAGCTCGACGTCCTTGACCTCGACCAGCGTCACCTTGATCCCCCATGGATCGGTCAGACCATCGATGACCTGCTGCAGCCGCCGATTGATCTCGTCGCGATTCGCCAGCAACTCGTCGAGTTCCACCTGTCCCAGGATGCTACGCAGCGTTGTCTGCGCCACCTGGGACGTACCGAAGATGTAGTTCTGGATGGCGACGACGGCCTTGATCGGGTCAAGCACGTTGAAGTAGGCCACTGCGTTCACCCGCACCGTGACGTTGTCCTTGGTGATGACGTCCTGCGGGGGGATGTCCATCGTCACGGTCTGCAAGTTGACCTTCACCATGCGGTCGATGACCGGCACGATGAAGAACAGGCCGGGCCCCTTTGCGCCGATGACGCGCCCGAGTCGGAAGATCACCCCTCGCTCGTACTCCTTCACGACCCGCACCGCCGCGGCGCCGACGGCGAATATCAGAACCAGCGCGGCACCGATACCGGTAAGCAGAGCGTCGCTCATAACTTCTCCCCCTCCCGCCCTGTGGCGGTCTTATCTACAATCAACGTCAACCCGTCCAATTCGAGCACGCGGACCTCGCTGCCGACGACGAGCGGCCCCGACGCCGAGCGCGCGCGCCACCACGCTCCGTTGACAAACACGTCTCCGGTGAGTCCGTCCGCCGCACGCACCACGCCGCGCGCGCCGACGAGTCCGGGAGCTCCCGCCTGCGAGGGCAGGTGTCGGGACCGCCACGCCAAACGTGTAAACACAACGGCGCAAGCCCCAACCACCAGCGCGATGGGAATCGATACTCCGAGATCGACGCCGACGGACCCCCGGAACAAGAAGACACCCCCAAGCAACAAGGATGCGGTACCTCCGGCCGCGAAGACGCCGACCCCGGGCGTGAGTACCTCGGCGACAAACAGGCCCAGCGACAGCAGCATCAAGATGGCTCCCACCGCGTTCACGGGAAGCACCGACAGGCTGAACATCGCCGTAACGATCAGGATCACGCCGACGATCCCTCCGGCTCCGATTCCCGGGTTCGCAAGCTCGTAGATGATCGCCAATGTTCCGATCGACAAGAAGAGGAACGCGAGGTTCGGATCCGCAAGCCATTGCAAAACGCTTCGAAAGCCTCGCAGTTCGTACCGATCCACCTCAGCGCCGGATGTGCGCAACGTCACGCCGGCGCCGCCGGACAGCTTGACCTCGCGCCCATCGATCGCCCGCAACAGGGCCGGCCGCGTCGCGGCGATCAGGTCCACCGCGCCGATGCGCACTGCTTCATCGGCTGCGATCGAGGTTCCCTTGCGCACCGCGCTCACCGCGAATTCGACATTGCGCCCACGAAGCTTCGCGAGCGACTCCGCGTACGCTGCCGCGTCATTGATGATCTTGGTGGAGATGTCCCCGCCCTGAAGATCCACGGGCGTCGCAGCGCCGATGGCGGTTCCCGGAGCCATCGCGGCCACGTGTGCGGAGATCGTGATGATTGCACCGGCCGATGCCGCGCGCGCGCCTTGAGGGGCAACCCAGACGACGACCGGAACGCGAGAGAGAAGGAACGACTGGACGATGTCGCGCATCGAAGCGTCCAAACCGCCAGGGGTGTCCAACTCGACGACGAAGGCGGCAGCTCCGTTTCGCTCCGCCTGAGCGACGCCGTCTCGAAGGTGATCGGCAATGACGGGTGTAATCGCCCCCCTGACCGTCGCCACGAGGACTCGGTTCCGGGCAGCCCCGGCGGGACCCGCCAATGCGACCAGGACGATCCATGCACAAGACCCGAGCGCGACCCACGCGCGAAGCACGCGCCACGAACGGAAAGAACCAATGTGACGGCTCACGCCGTCAACGTATCAGCGCGCGCGCATCCGGTCGATGAAATGCGGCCCGAGGGCGTGGGCTAGGAAACGTCCTTGCGCCCGGCCTCGGGAGAGGACACCAGTGCAGCCATGTTGCCTTCCATGTGCCTGTTCTCCGACATCACCTGGTGCGCGGTCGCAATGCCCTCGAACGTAAACGTTTCCGAAAGGCAGGGGTCGACGACCCCGTCGACCACGAGATCGTTGAACGCGTAGCACTGCTCGTCGTTTGCGAAGTGTGAACCCTGGAAGCGCTTTTGACGCATCCACAGATACCGAAGGTCCGCCACGGCGTTGTACCCGGACGTCCCGGCGCAGATCACGACCATCCCGCCGGTCTCGCACATGAAGATGCTCGTGGGAACCGTAGACTCGCCGGGATGCTCGAACACAATAGTGGGACTGCGTTTGTCTCCGAGCGCGTCCCAGAAGGCCTTTCCAAATCGCTTCGCGCCCTCAAGCCACACTGCGTACGCATCAGTGTCCGTCCAGTGGGGCGGAAGACCCCAGTGGTCGAAGTCCTTGCGATCGATGACCCCGACCGCACCCAAACGACGACAATGCTCGAACTTCTCACGGCTGGAGACGACGGCGACCGGAAGCCCGCCTGCGGCCGCCGTCAACTGAATCGCCATTGACCCCAGCCCCCCCGCGCCGCCCCAAATCAAAACCGGCTCGCCGGGCTTCACCGTGTTCGGCGCCCAGCCGTGAAGCATCCGATAGGCGGTCGCACCCACCAGCGTCGGCGCAGCAGCCTGCTCCCAGGTCAAGTGCGGAGCCTTGGGCATGCACTGGTGCGCCTGAACCTTGGAGAACTGCGCGAAAGAGCCCCAATTGGTCTCGTAACCCCAGATGCGGAACGAGGAATGGAACATCGGGTCCAGTCCGGCGGCGATCTCGGCGGCGTCCACGTCCCACTGGCCGCAGTGAATCGTGACCCGATCGCCGACGGCTACGTTCGACACGCGATCCCCTACCGCATACACAATGCCGCTGGCATCGGATCCGCCGATGTGGAACTCCGACGGTTCGTCGAACCGTGCGTGGACCTTGCAGACATCGATCGGAACGCCGCGCGCCGCCCAGACGTTGTTGTAGTTGATCCCCGCGGCCATGACGAGCACAAGCGCGTCGTGGCTACCGATGGTGGGGACCTCGATTTCTTCGATCTGAAACGCCTTCTGCGGCTCGCCGAATCGTTCGGGGCGAATCACCTGCGCGTACATGCGCGCGGGAATCTCGCCGAGCGGAGGGATCTCGCCGATGTCGTAGATGTCCTTGGGCACGGTTCCTCCTGTTGCGGGTCCGGCAAGGATGAACGGGCCGGCGAGTCCGGTCAACCCCT
This portion of the Actinomycetota bacterium genome encodes:
- a CDS encoding acyl-CoA carboxylase subunit beta, translating into MTTKRNNAPEPPPKGRHTVEDRIEELHRKREAALHAASAEAVKRQHERGKLTARERIDLLMDPGSFREIDWSARHRTHGFGSERHRPIGDAVVTGWGTIDDRKVFVFSQDFAVFGGSVGEVMSEKICKVMDLAMSVGAPIIGLNDSGGARIQEGVVSLAAYGYIFDRNVRASGVIPQISVIMGPCAGGAVYSPAITDFVFMVKGTSHMAITGPEVIKTVTGEVVTLEELGGAMTHATKSGIAHFVAEDEKHCLQMVRYLVSFLPANNMQDAPFFPSADPADRRSERIIELLPDEPNRPYDVVEVIGEIVDDGEFLEVLQHYAQNMVTGLARLNGRVVGIVANQPKVLAGVLDINGSDKGARFIRFCDAFNIPLVVFEDVPGFLPGTNQEWGGIIRHGAKILYAFSEATVPRITVVTRKAYGGAYVVMNSRSIRADVVFAWPTAEFAVMGPEGAVNIIHRKELENAEDKVERRAELVADYVEKFVNPYVASERGYVDDVIDPRDTRARLIDALEMLLSKRETLPPRKHGNIPL
- the mce gene encoding methylmalonyl-CoA epimerase, yielding MFQRVDHIGIAVRDLDAAIAFYQVTFGVAFTYRHTVESQGVEEAMGRVGESWIQLLCPLGSDTPVGKFIEARGEGVHHVAYGVADVHAVLGDLKEAGLHLIDEHPRPGSRDSTIAFIHPKSVGGVLVELVQE
- the ccrA gene encoding crotonyl-CoA carboxylase/reductase is translated as MYAQVIRPERFGEPQKAFQIEEIEVPTIGSHDALVLVMAAGINYNNVWAARGVPIDVCKVHARFDEPSEFHIGGSDASGIVYAVGDRVSNVAVGDRVTIHCGQWDVDAAEIAAGLDPMFHSSFRIWGYETNWGSFAQFSKVQAHQCMPKAPHLTWEQAAAPTLVGATAYRMLHGWAPNTVKPGEPVLIWGGAGGLGSMAIQLTAAAGGLPVAVVSSREKFEHCRRLGAVGVIDRKDFDHWGLPPHWTDTDAYAVWLEGAKRFGKAFWDALGDKRSPTIVFEHPGESTVPTSIFMCETGGMVVICAGTSGYNAVADLRYLWMRQKRFQGSHFANDEQCYAFNDLVVDGVVDPCLSETFTFEGIATAHQVMSENRHMEGNMAALVSSPEAGRKDVS
- a CDS encoding citrate synthase, whose product is MSVTKEGSKAGADTSRPAEGTLSITDNRNGKSYEVPIQDGTIRATDLRKIKVSEDDFGLMTYDPGYMNTASCRSSITYIDGDKGILRYRGYPIDQLAEHCGFLEVAYLILNGELPTPVQLDGWRHEVTHHTFIHENIKKFIDGFHHDAHPMGILVGTVGALSTFYPESKDIFNEEARRKQIVRLIAKMPTLAAFAHRHANGLRYAYPDNDLSYAGNFLNMMWKATELKYTPNPVLEKALDVLFILHADHEQNCSTTAVRTIGSSQADPYSATAGGVAALYGPLHGGANEMVLRMLREIGSVDAIPAYIKRVKEGDIRLMGFGHRVYKSYDPRAKVIKKLTDEVLETLGRTPLLDIAMELERIALEDDYFVSHKLYPNVDFYSGIIYLAMGFPVEMFPVLFAIGRTPGWLAQWEEGLLDTEQKIMRPRQIFAGYEERTVPVRKG
- a CDS encoding nodulation protein NfeD, with protein sequence MSRHIGSFRSWRVLRAWVALGSCAWIVLVALAGPAGAARNRVLVATVRGAITPVIADHLRDGVAQAERNGAAAFVVELDTPGGLDASMRDIVQSFLLSRVPVVVWVAPQGARAASAGAIITISAHVAAMAPGTAIGAATPVDLQGGDISTKIINDAAAYAESLAKLRGRNVEFAVSAVRKGTSIAADEAVRIGAVDLIAATRPALLRAIDGREVKLSGGAGVTLRTSGAEVDRYELRGFRSVLQWLADPNLAFLFLSIGTLAIIYELANPGIGAGGIVGVILIVTAMFSLSVLPVNAVGAILMLLSLGLFVAEVLTPGVGVFAAGGTASLLLGGVFLFRGSVGVDLGVSIPIALVVGACAVVFTRLAWRSRHLPSQAGAPGLVGARGVVRAADGLTGDVFVNGAWWRARSASGPLVVGSEVRVLELDGLTLIVDKTATGREGEKL
- a CDS encoding lysylphosphatidylglycerol synthase transmembrane domain-containing protein; translation: MSSPEDGLEPAPPRGGGLKLVLRLAIGAAVLGLLVLRNPGEIVHAVADARPVWVALGSVAFLAGLVVSALRWRSYLEVLELRLSVAALVRLCFVGTFFNAFLPTGVGGDAYKAVRVAKARGRGPEAFASVFLDRFAGVVALALIGLMGTATELFQRDTDLRVASLSILLSGGILLAAVVLLTAGERLLGRGWLVKHHGLGEKIRSAVRAIHGAGRHPAAAARGYLLGLVYQALMLGTHLAVARALGLKGVSAGAMAGIVVISSMATMIPVTVNGLGFREASYVWALGTFGVVAAPARAFAVLILAVLVFASAVGGLVYVVAGGEIRSDAQN
- a CDS encoding slipin family protein, which translates into the protein MSDALLTGIGAALVLIFAVGAAAVRVVKEYERGVIFRLGRVIGAKGPGLFFIVPVIDRMVKVNLQTVTMDIPPQDVITKDNVTVRVNAVAYFNVLDPIKAVVAIQNYIFGTSQVAQTTLRSILGQVELDELLANRDEINRRLQQVIDGLTDPWGIKVTLVEVKDVELPEQMRRAMARQAEAERERRAKVIHAQGEKEAARALSEAAAELGQHPAAMQLRVLSTMAEVATERNSTLIFPLPVELLRLVDTLTRKIDGTMGTPQA
- a CDS encoding response regulator, encoding MATETNGATSILVVDDEPDVRFLLRMIFQGAGHSVVEARNGLVALDCVREAKPSVVVTDLMMPVMDGRELIERLRSDPQMAAVPILLISASPINGVGADAVLKKPFRSADLLALIQDLLEGRVE
- a CDS encoding acetyl-CoA C-acetyltransferase → MTGSVIVSGVRTPIGKFQGALGGFTATQLGGIAIREALARAGVTGDQLDYVIMGHVLQAGQGQITARQAAVAGDVPMEVPAITINKVCLSGLNAVHLADALIRAGEMGIALAGGMESMTNAPYALPKARAGFRMGNGSVVDLMIHDGLWCAFDKCHMGESSDRMNATLGIDRIAQDEWAARSHERAAEAAKAGRLSDEIVAIEVPQRKGDPARIEEDEGIRPGATAESLGKLSPAFAKDGTITAGNASQISDGAAALVVTSAQKAAALGLEPLAQIVAHGQVSGPDPSLHLQPANAIRMAAAKAGLDPASLDLYEINEAFASVAIASARELGISEDKINVNGGAVALGHPIGMSGARLVLTAIHELRRRGGGVAVAALCGGGGQGDALIVRV